One genomic segment of Raphanus sativus cultivar WK10039 unplaced genomic scaffold, ASM80110v3 Scaffold0707, whole genome shotgun sequence includes these proteins:
- the LOC108862623 gene encoding meiotic recombination protein DMC1 homolog: MLSALKSEETSQMQIVEREEIDDDDDLFEAIDKLIAQGINAGDVKKLQDAGIHTCNGLMMHTKKNLTGIKGLSEAKVDKICEAAEKIVNFGYMTGSDALLKRKSVVHITTGCQALDDLLGGGIETSAITEAFGEFRSGKTQLAHTLCVTTQLPTNMKGGNGKVAYIDTEGTFRPDRIVPIAERFGMDPGAVLDNIIYARAYTYEHQFNLLLGLAAKMSEEPFKILIIDSIIALFRVDFTGRGELADRQQKLAQMLSRIIKIAEEFNVAVYMTNQVISDPGGGMFVSDPKKPAGGHVLAHAVTIRLSFRKGKGEQRVCKVFDAPNLPEAEAVFQITAGGVTDAKD, translated from the exons ATGCTTTCTGCTCTCAA ATCCGAAGAGACGAGCCAGATGCAGATCGTTGAGCGAGAAGAGATCGACGACGATGACGATCTGTTCGAAGCGATCGACAAAC TGATCGCCCAAGGTATAAACGCTGGAGATGTTAAGAAACTGCAAGATGCTGGGATCCACACCTGTAATGGTCTGATGATGCATACCAAGAAG AACCTCACTGGAATCAAAGGTTTATCAGAGGCCAAAGTTGACAAAATCTGTGAAGCTGCTGAGAAGATAGTG AACTTTGGATATATGACTGGAAGTGATGCTCTTCTCAAG AGAAAATCAGTTGTTCATATCACTACAGGTTGCCAAGCTCTTGATGATCTCTTAGGAG GTGGAATTGAGACCTCAGCTATCACAGAGGCTTTTGGGGAATTCAG GTCTGGGAAAACTCAGTTAGCGCATACCCTTTGTGTCACTACGCAG CTGCCCACAAACATGAAAGGAGGGAATGGAAAAGTTGCTTACATTGACACTGAAGGAACCTT CCGCCCTGACCGGATCGTCCCAATTGCTGAAAGATTCGGAATGGACCCAGGAGCTGTGCTTGACAAT ATCATTTATGCTCGTGCTTACACCTATGAGCATCAATTCAACTTGCTTCTTGGCCTTGCTGCAAAAATGTCTGAGGAACCATTTAAGATTCTG ATTATCGACTCGATCATAGCTTTGTTCCGAGTTGATTTCACAGGAAGAGGGGAACTAGCTGACCGCCAG CAAAAACTAGCACAGATGCTCTCCAGGATAATCAAAATCGCAGAGGAGTTCAATGTTGCCGTCTACATGACCAACCAAG TCATATCCGATCCAGGCGGTGGAATGTTCGTATCAGATCCAAAGAAGCCAGCAGGTGGGCATGTTCTTGCTCATGCGGTAACCATCAGGCTCAGTTTCAGGAAAGGCAAAGGAGAGCAACGTGTCTGCAAAGTCTTTGACGCACCAAATCTGCCTGAAGCCGAAGct GTCTTCCAGATTACTGCAGGAGGCGTTACAGATGCCAAAGACTAG
- the LOC108862625 gene encoding stem-specific protein TSJT1-like, producing the protein MLAIFDKNVAKAPEALKSQEGGSVCALKDGFLPNHFASIYPGAVTTNLGSSGLIACTLDKQNPLLPRLFAVNDDMFCIFQGHIENIPFLKQQYGLTKTATEVTVVIEAYRALRDRGPYPADQVVRDFQGRFAFMLFDCTTKNVFLAADADGSVPLFWGTDGEGHLVISEDVETVKKGCGKSFAPFPKGCFFTSSGGLRSFEFPLNELKPVPRVDSSGQVCGATFKVDSEAKKESAMPRVGSVQNWSQQI; encoded by the exons ATGTTAGCGATATTCGACAAGAACGTGGCGAAAGCCCCCGAGGCTCTAAAGAGTCAGGAAGGTGGATCTGTTTGTGCTCTTAAAGATGGCTTCTTACCAAACCACTTCGCTTCCATCTACCCTGGTGCTGTCACCACCAATCTCGGATCTTCTGGTCTCATCGCTTGCACTCTCGACAAGCAGAACCCTCTTCTTCCCAG ATTGTTTGCTGTGAATGATGATATGTTCTGCATCTTCCAAGGACATATAGAGAACATACCGTTCCTTAAACAGCAATATGGACTGACAAAAACAGCAACCGAGGTCACCGTTGTGATCGAAGCCTACAGAGCCCTCAGAGACCGTGGTCCATACCCTGCCGACCAAGTTGTTAGAGACTTTCAAGGGAGATTTGCGTTTATGCTCTTTGACTGCACCACCAAAAATGTCTTCCTTGCTGCg GACGCAGATGGCAGTGTTCCTCTCTTTTGGGGAACTGATGGTGAAGGTCATCTCGTTATCTCTGAGGATGTTGAAACCGTGAAGAAAGGTTGTGGTAAATCCTTTGCGCCATTCCCTAAAG GGTGCTTCTTTACCTCGTCTGGAGGATTGAGGAGCTTTGAGTTTCCACTGAACGAGCTAAAGCCTGTACCAAGGGTGGACAGTTCCGGTCAGGTGTGCGGTGCGACTTTCAAAGTGGATTCCGAGGCCAAGAAAGAAAGCGCAATGCCTCGAGTCGGCAGTGTTCAGAATTGGTCTCAACAAATCTGA